From a single Anaerolineales bacterium genomic region:
- a CDS encoding GNAT family N-acetyltransferase, translating to MNYTLLKDFSEITPQEWNDLLKESISDTPFSRYEYQTSWWKHLGGGEWKDAKLVLVAARENEKLIGIAPLFIAEYDGQTALLLNGSIEISDYLDLIVRKDDHARFVTGLLDFLASNPADAWSAIDWYNLPDDSPTLAALKAESAARGWTYHEEIYRPTPRIALNGSFDDYLANIEKKQRHEIRRKMRRAAESGRVRFHVIDQNADIESELDAFFHLMIQDPNKALFLKDMMRDQMSDALHAAYKSGYLWLAFLEVDGVKAAASLNFDYNNKLWGYNSGVSRDFMELSPGWVLLGHVIQWCCENGRHEFDFMRGDEEYKYRFGGVNRFVMRARITK from the coding sequence ATGAACTACACCCTTCTCAAAGATTTCTCCGAAATCACACCCCAAGAGTGGAACGACCTGCTGAAAGAATCCATCAGCGACACGCCTTTTTCACGCTACGAATATCAAACTTCATGGTGGAAACACCTCGGCGGCGGCGAATGGAAGGATGCCAAACTCGTCCTCGTTGCCGCGCGCGAGAATGAAAAACTCATCGGCATCGCCCCGCTTTTCATCGCCGAATACGACGGTCAGACCGCGCTTTTGCTCAACGGCAGCATCGAAATTTCGGATTATCTCGATCTCATCGTCCGCAAGGATGACCACGCGCGGTTTGTCACCGGGTTATTGGACTTTCTCGCCTCGAACCCCGCCGACGCCTGGTCTGCCATCGATTGGTACAACCTCCCCGACGACTCGCCGACCCTCGCCGCCCTCAAAGCGGAATCCGCTGCCCGCGGCTGGACATATCACGAAGAGATCTATCGCCCCACGCCGCGCATCGCCCTGAACGGCTCGTTCGATGATTATCTTGCAAATATCGAAAAAAAACAACGCCATGAGATCCGCCGCAAGATGCGCCGCGCCGCCGAATCAGGGCGCGTCCGCTTTCATGTGATCGATCAAAACGCGGACATTGAATCCGAACTGGACGCCTTCTTCCATTTAATGATCCAGGACCCGAACAAAGCCCTGTTCCTCAAAGACATGATGCGCGACCAAATGTCCGACGCCCTGCATGCCGCGTACAAGAGCGGATATCTCTGGCTTGCCTTCCTTGAAGTGGATGGCGTCAAGGCAGCGGCATCGCTCAATTTCGATTACAACAATAAACTGTGGGGCTACAACTCCGGCGTCAGCCGCGATTTCATGGAACTCTCCCCCGGCTGGGTGTTGCTGGGGCATGTCATTCAATGGTGTTGTGAAAACGGGCGGCATGAGTTCGATTTCATGCGCGGGGACGAGGAATACAAATACCGTTTTGGGGGCGTAAATAGATTTGTGATGCGAGCCCGAATAACAAAATAG
- a CDS encoding aspartate ammonia-lyase: protein MTQDFRTEKDSLGEVQVPAKALWGAQTQRAVENFPISGLRPWRAFIWSIAAVKRAAALVNHELGLFNDREVDGKHFTAGELTNAIAQAAEEVMDGKWDYQFVGEPFQAGAGTSHNMNANEVIANRATQILGGKLGQYYVHPNDHVNMAQSTNDTIPTSIRLGVLWRQSELLTSLQALQAALEAKAREFDDIVKSGRTHLQDAVPVRLGQEFGAYAKAIERDTERIERSAEGLRRLGIGGTAVGSGLNAHPEYHARMVKKLSELTGLQLVESDNLFESMQSMSDAVDYSAALRTVALTLVRIANDFRLLASGPSTGLDEIRLPAVQPGSSIMPGKVNPVMAEMLNQAMFHVVGCDTTVAMAAQAGQLELNVMMPIIAHNLFEMMQVIIGSVNAFTERAVKGLTANREKAEGWLSKNAIVVTALNPVIGYSQGAALVKEALALNASIKDLAIEKANAGTLKHRDEDRPVKPDEIESALSDLRKLTDGGIVGGVSGGG from the coding sequence ATGACTCAGGATTTTCGCACGGAAAAGGATTCGCTCGGCGAGGTGCAAGTGCCGGCCAAGGCTTTATGGGGGGCGCAGACCCAGCGCGCGGTGGAGAACTTCCCCATCAGCGGGCTGCGTCCGTGGCGCGCATTCATCTGGTCCATTGCGGCAGTCAAGCGCGCCGCGGCACTTGTCAACCACGAGCTGGGATTGTTCAATGACCGCGAGGTGGACGGCAAGCATTTCACCGCCGGAGAGTTGACCAATGCGATTGCCCAAGCCGCGGAAGAAGTGATGGACGGCAAGTGGGATTATCAATTCGTAGGCGAGCCTTTTCAGGCAGGCGCTGGAACAAGTCACAATATGAATGCGAATGAGGTCATTGCCAACCGCGCCACGCAGATATTGGGCGGCAAACTTGGGCAGTATTATGTGCACCCCAACGATCACGTCAATATGGCGCAATCCACCAATGACACGATCCCGACGTCCATTCGTCTCGGTGTGCTGTGGCGGCAGAGTGAATTGCTGACATCGCTCCAAGCGCTGCAAGCCGCGCTGGAGGCGAAAGCTCGCGAATTCGATGATATTGTCAAATCGGGGCGCACACATTTGCAGGATGCCGTTCCCGTGCGGCTGGGGCAGGAATTCGGCGCATATGCGAAAGCCATCGAACGCGATACGGAGCGCATCGAACGCTCTGCCGAGGGGTTGCGCCGGCTCGGTATCGGCGGAACAGCCGTCGGCTCGGGGTTGAACGCGCATCCGGAATATCATGCCCGCATGGTGAAAAAATTATCCGAATTGACCGGTTTGCAGTTGGTCGAATCCGATAACCTTTTTGAATCGATGCAATCCATGTCGGATGCCGTGGATTATTCCGCGGCGCTGCGGACCGTGGCTTTGACGCTGGTGCGGATCGCGAATGATTTTCGTTTGCTCGCTTCCGGTCCGTCCACGGGGTTGGATGAGATCCGCCTGCCGGCTGTCCAGCCGGGATCATCCATTATGCCGGGCAAGGTGAATCCCGTCATGGCGGAGATGCTGAACCAAGCCATGTTTCATGTGGTCGGCTGTGACACGACGGTGGCGATGGCGGCACAGGCGGGACAGTTGGAATTGAATGTGATGATGCCAATCATTGCGCACAATCTATTCGAAATGATGCAGGTCATCATCGGTTCGGTCAATGCTTTCACTGAACGTGCTGTGAAGGGATTGACCGCCAACCGTGAAAAAGCGGAAGGCTGGCTCTCGAAGAACGCCATCGTCGTGACGGCGTTAAATCCCGTGATCGGATATTCTCAAGGCGCGGCATTGGTGAAGGAAGCGCTGGCGCTGAATGCGTCCATCAAGGATCTGGCGATTGAAAAGGCGAACGCCGGTACGCTGAAACACCGCGATGAGGACCGCCCTGTGAAGCCTGATGAGATCGAATCGGCGCTGAGCGATCTGCGCAAGTTGACAGACGGGGGGATTGTCGGCGGTGTGAGCGGCGGAGGGTAA
- a CDS encoding PAS domain S-box protein → MDMLYNRYMFDRFRRLFAAPIFPDEEKTRNSKIINAFGWVVIFVLLVLYISRWVSGEWLSYSSRYIFPILILIVFMSLFTLRRGYVRGAGIFLVIFIWLGLTYQASQSNGLRDVATMSYLAIILLAGLLLGWREGLLTGILSLAMLWYFAFQEQQGIYQFRMDPPLSFARDLTAVFIATGFLVYLLIHNLNRSLTDARLELKERLRVDEKLQIQTQYLTALHETALGLVNRLELNPLLVSILERVSVLLDTPHVGIDLLTPDESALRQELGKGIFLKSNGVTTQKGHGLVGKIWESGKTVYTQNYSQYSHKRDEAQDAGFGAVIGAPLKSGEKVLGVLVVAHMDKQKDFTSEQATLLERLAALASVAIDNARLYEKAQSEIVERRLVEKDLRSSEERFRKVFNNSNIAIVIVTLDNGIFLEGNNAFWQLSGLSPQAALGHSSLEFDLWKSSEDRDAFVQELLAKGSLQNVEVEFKNKDLPGKTSLAYYELISIKEQPCILCMFYDVTEQRQAERAFRESEERFRKVFHASPVAICITTLEEGILLDANDAYWNMSGYEPETSIGRSAEERELWDSMDDRREFVEKLKTNRSVFNPNYEFFDVLGNRRSVNAFYELIELNGQTCILSMFYDITEQKKAQDALQSAEARTRAILNAIPDMIFEVSKDGVFLDFMASAGLSPAMDTSRFIGKNILELFPSSIAKQTLFALERAIASGQLHAFEYGMPPGEETQFFEARVAAVTSESAIIMVRDISQRKWVETEREKLINELENKNAESETLRESMAIIVETLDENKAVSLILEQLEKVIPYDSASVQLLRGNNDILEIVSTRRLEPPEEHIGLKFKVDENEPSHVLLTEQISYMLIEDVQKTNPIFHDASIHQQIRSWMAIPLRVKGQPIGIIALDGHRVGQFSKKDAELAVTYANQVAIALENARLFSELQTELAERKRLIEELENKNAELERFSYTVSHDLKSPLITIKGFLGFLEKDATTGNVARLRNDIQRIADATDKMQSLLNELLELSRVGRLVNPHQTISFNEIVDDALAIVHGRLQENSVQVKVQENMPTVHGDRPRLFEIMQNLIDNAAKFVTPQTERLIEIGHDGYEDGNPIFFVRDNGIGIDPIHHDRIFGLFNKLDVDSDGTGVGLALVKRIIEVHKCRIWVQSEAGKGATFYFTLPAGPES, encoded by the coding sequence ATGGACATGTTATATAATCGTTATATGTTTGACCGCTTTCGCCGCCTGTTTGCCGCACCCATCTTTCCAGACGAGGAGAAAACGCGCAACTCGAAAATCATCAACGCTTTTGGGTGGGTTGTCATCTTCGTCCTGCTTGTCCTCTACATTTCACGCTGGGTGAGCGGGGAATGGCTGAGTTATTCCTCCCGTTATATCTTTCCGATCCTCATTCTGATCGTATTCATGTCGCTGTTTACGCTCCGCCGGGGATATGTGCGCGGTGCAGGCATCTTTTTAGTGATATTCATCTGGCTGGGACTCACATATCAAGCCTCGCAATCGAACGGGCTTCGCGATGTCGCCACCATGTCCTATCTCGCCATCATCCTGCTGGCGGGGCTCCTGCTTGGCTGGCGGGAAGGTTTATTAACGGGCATACTCAGCCTGGCAATGCTGTGGTATTTCGCTTTTCAGGAACAGCAGGGCATTTATCAATTTCGAATGGATCCACCCCTCAGTTTTGCGCGCGACCTGACCGCCGTTTTCATCGCCACCGGATTTCTCGTCTATCTCCTGATTCATAACCTGAACCGTTCGCTCACAGATGCGCGCCTCGAATTAAAGGAACGCCTGCGGGTGGATGAGAAACTCCAGATCCAAACCCAATACCTGACCGCGCTTCACGAAACCGCCCTGGGGTTGGTCAACCGGCTTGAGCTTAATCCACTCCTTGTCTCCATTCTCGAACGCGTTAGTGTCCTGCTGGATACCCCTCATGTTGGAATTGACCTGCTAACCCCGGACGAATCCGCGCTCAGACAGGAGTTGGGCAAAGGTATTTTTTTAAAGTCAAATGGGGTCACAACACAAAAAGGGCATGGACTTGTGGGGAAAATCTGGGAAAGTGGAAAGACCGTCTACACGCAGAATTACAGCCAATATTCCCACAAACGGGATGAAGCCCAGGATGCGGGTTTTGGAGCGGTGATCGGAGCCCCTCTTAAGTCTGGGGAAAAAGTTCTGGGGGTACTCGTCGTTGCCCATATGGATAAACAAAAAGATTTCACCTCGGAGCAGGCAACCCTGCTGGAGAGACTCGCCGCACTCGCTTCCGTCGCTATTGACAACGCCCGCCTCTATGAAAAGGCGCAATCCGAAATCGTGGAACGCAGGCTGGTCGAAAAGGACCTGCGCTCCAGCGAGGAGCGCTTCCGCAAGGTATTCAACAACAGCAACATCGCAATCGTCATTGTCACCCTCGATAACGGTATTTTTTTGGAAGGCAATAATGCGTTCTGGCAGCTATCCGGTCTTTCTCCCCAAGCCGCGCTCGGACATTCATCCCTTGAATTCGACCTGTGGAAAAGCTCCGAGGACCGCGACGCGTTCGTGCAGGAACTGCTTGCAAAAGGTTCCCTCCAAAATGTAGAGGTCGAATTCAAAAACAAGGACCTGCCAGGCAAGACATCCCTTGCCTACTATGAACTGATCAGCATCAAGGAACAACCCTGCATCCTGTGCATGTTCTACGATGTAACGGAGCAGAGGCAGGCGGAACGCGCCTTCCGGGAAAGCGAGGAACGCTTCCGCAAGGTCTTTCATGCCAGCCCGGTGGCGATCTGCATCACCACACTCGAAGAAGGGATCCTGCTCGACGCCAATGACGCCTATTGGAATATGAGCGGTTACGAACCCGAAACATCCATCGGACGATCGGCGGAGGAACGTGAACTCTGGGATTCGATGGATGACCGCCGCGAATTTGTGGAAAAACTAAAAACCAACCGCTCCGTTTTCAACCCAAACTACGAGTTCTTTGACGTGTTGGGAAATCGCCGTAGCGTAAACGCTTTTTATGAGTTGATCGAACTTAATGGACAAACCTGCATCCTATCCATGTTCTATGACATCACCGAGCAAAAGAAGGCGCAGGATGCCCTACAGAGCGCGGAAGCGCGGACACGCGCCATCCTCAACGCAATTCCCGATATGATCTTCGAAGTGTCGAAGGATGGTGTCTTTTTGGATTTTATGGCTTCCGCCGGGCTTTCCCCCGCCATGGACACATCGAGGTTTATCGGCAAAAATATATTGGAGTTGTTCCCCTCCTCCATCGCCAAACAGACCTTGTTTGCGCTCGAACGCGCTATTGCTTCGGGACAATTGCACGCGTTCGAATACGGGATGCCGCCCGGGGAGGAGACCCAATTCTTCGAGGCGCGTGTCGCTGCGGTAACATCTGAATCAGCCATCATCATGGTGCGTGACATCAGCCAGCGCAAATGGGTGGAGACCGAACGCGAAAAGTTGATCAATGAACTCGAGAACAAGAACGCCGAATCCGAAACCCTGCGCGAGAGCATGGCGATCATTGTCGAGACACTGGATGAGAACAAAGCGGTCAGCCTCATCCTTGAGCAGCTCGAAAAAGTGATCCCGTACGACAGCGCCTCCGTCCAGTTGTTGCGCGGAAATAATGACATATTGGAGATCGTCAGCACGCGCAGGCTGGAACCGCCCGAAGAGCACATCGGGCTAAAATTCAAGGTGGATGAAAACGAACCATCTCATGTGCTCCTGACCGAACAGATATCCTATATGCTCATCGAAGATGTGCAGAAAACGAACCCGATCTTCCACGATGCATCCATCCACCAACAGATCCGCTCGTGGATGGCGATCCCGTTACGGGTGAAGGGTCAACCCATCGGCATCATCGCACTGGACGGTCACCGCGTTGGTCAATTCTCCAAAAAGGATGCGGAACTTGCGGTGACCTATGCCAACCAGGTTGCCATCGCGCTCGAAAACGCCCGGCTGTTCAGCGAATTGCAGACGGAACTGGCGGAACGAAAGCGCCTGATCGAAGAACTCGAAAACAAAAACGCCGAACTGGAACGCTTCTCCTACACAGTTTCGCACGACCTGAAATCTCCGCTCATCACCATTAAAGGCTTCCTCGGCTTCCTGGAAAAGGACGCCACCACCGGCAACGTCGCCCGGCTGCGGAACGATATTCAGCGCATCGCCGATGCCACCGACAAAATGCAATCCCTGCTCAATGAACTGCTTGAACTCTCACGGGTCGGGAGGCTGGTCAACCCGCATCAGACCATATCCTTTAACGAGATCGTCGACGATGCGCTTGCCATTGTGCATGGGCGCCTGCAGGAAAATTCGGTGCAGGTGAAAGTGCAGGAGAACATGCCAACAGTGCACGGCGACCGCCCGCGATTGTTCGAAATTATGCAAAACCTGATCGATAATGCCGCGAAATTTGTCACCCCGCAAACCGAACGCCTGATCGAGATCGGGCACGATGGCTACGAAGACGGCAACCCCATCTTCTTCGTCAGGGATAACGGCATCGGTATCGATCCCATCCACCACGACCGTATCTTTGGGTTGTTCAACAAACTCGATGTCGACTCGGACGGTACAGGCGTGGGGCTCGCCCTCGTGAAGAGAATCATCGAGGTCCACAAATGCAGGATCTGGGTCCAGAGCGAAGCGGGAAAAGGGGCAACGTTCTACTTCACGCTTCCGGCGGGACCCGAATCCTGA